Proteins from one Catenuloplanes atrovinosus genomic window:
- a CDS encoding protein kinase domain-containing protein, with protein sequence MKPLLPGDPARIGRYELEARLGAGGMGVVYLGRTPGGRPAAVKVISPGYLAHPEALTRFRREADTLRTVRSAYTAALIDAELATAPYWMATEYIPGPTLASAVATSGPMQAVDVVRLMAALAEGLSEIHAHGICHRDLKPQNVILSATGPQLIDFGVARGADDAGLTESGTFMGTLGYTAPELMDDEDLTPAADVFALGATTALAATGRRPFGGGAVERVALRVIREDIDLDGVEPRLATLIRACVARDRATRPTPDAIIDHCREWLGSGGTPFPAASAASRPSSTGTPPAAPVRSPSAASGSSGAAGVRGAASVSGGGSGGGGTSDAAAWAAEFSRATGTNPSAWAPPVPGQPASTTSADRRTGAADAGSPQQGNVAESGDGAGSVTGAGGSGGPGGSSGPAAAANRGSDSSAGGTGAAVGSGGTTSEGKSRDAGAPNSPGTATSEREPRDAGTAKTADAGIPNDTSAGGTDPRTARGGNTPTGISTPAGPSTEASPGIAAGSSTAAGPGTAASPATPVDLGNAASPTGAAGPRNATNPSTAGSPGTAGSPSATGSPSTTGSPSTTPIPTTTGSPTTAGSPTTAGSRSIAASPGTAASPSIAAGSSAAGTAGGQGGAGSGSAAEKGAGRHAGPGSPPEAGSGGPGAGVTVEPARGSGSSGEGRRRTPGKILIVVAAAVAGVLIAVGGTFAVLSGSGAEQDAPADAAGVPAPMWSLGLPQTAPPVATLPPSPKAPAVSTPTSADDRCIQAPAGGGGVGVAACDGSAGQRWGYDEQDRLWYAAGAGARCLIVRVDAGFDVRLGECTDAAPRFAHQANGTLRLAGTDRCLTILDTALLSAQPCTGAPTQVWRMPARS encoded by the coding sequence ATGAAACCGCTCCTGCCGGGGGACCCGGCCCGGATAGGTCGCTACGAGCTCGAAGCGCGCCTCGGCGCCGGCGGCATGGGCGTCGTCTACCTCGGGCGCACACCCGGCGGCCGGCCCGCCGCCGTCAAAGTGATCAGCCCCGGCTACCTCGCCCACCCCGAGGCGCTGACCCGGTTCCGGCGCGAGGCCGACACGCTCCGCACGGTCCGCAGCGCCTACACGGCCGCGCTGATCGACGCCGAGCTGGCCACCGCGCCGTACTGGATGGCCACCGAGTACATCCCCGGCCCCACGCTCGCGTCCGCGGTCGCCACCAGCGGCCCGATGCAGGCCGTCGACGTGGTCCGGCTGATGGCCGCGCTCGCCGAGGGCCTCTCCGAGATCCACGCGCACGGCATCTGCCACCGCGACCTCAAGCCGCAGAACGTGATCCTCTCCGCCACCGGCCCGCAGCTCATCGACTTCGGCGTGGCCCGCGGCGCCGACGACGCCGGCCTCACCGAGAGCGGCACGTTCATGGGCACGCTCGGCTACACCGCGCCCGAGCTGATGGACGACGAGGACCTGACCCCGGCCGCGGACGTCTTCGCGCTCGGCGCCACCACCGCCCTGGCCGCCACCGGCCGGCGCCCGTTCGGCGGCGGCGCGGTCGAACGGGTCGCGCTCCGCGTCATCCGCGAGGACATCGACCTCGACGGCGTCGAGCCGCGCCTGGCCACGCTGATCCGCGCGTGCGTCGCCCGCGACCGCGCCACCCGCCCCACGCCGGACGCGATCATCGACCACTGCCGCGAGTGGCTGGGCAGCGGCGGCACCCCCTTCCCGGCGGCTTCCGCCGCCTCACGACCATCCAGCACGGGTACGCCGCCGGCCGCCCCGGTCCGGTCGCCGTCCGCCGCGAGCGGGTCGTCCGGCGCGGCCGGGGTTCGGGGTGCGGCGAGCGTCTCCGGAGGAGGCTCCGGCGGGGGCGGGACGAGCGACGCGGCGGCGTGGGCGGCCGAGTTCAGCCGGGCCACCGGCACCAACCCGAGCGCGTGGGCACCTCCCGTCCCCGGGCAGCCCGCGTCCACAACAAGCGCCGACCGGCGGACCGGCGCGGCCGACGCCGGCAGCCCGCAGCAGGGGAATGTCGCCGAGAGCGGCGACGGTGCGGGCAGCGTGACCGGTGCCGGCGGGAGCGGCGGCCCGGGTGGTAGCTCCGGCCCCGCAGCCGCCGCGAACCGCGGAAGCGACTCGTCCGCTGGTGGTACGGGCGCGGCGGTCGGCTCAGGTGGCACGACCAGCGAGGGCAAGTCGCGTGACGCGGGCGCGCCGAACAGCCCTGGCACCGCGACGAGCGAGCGCGAGCCGCGCGACGCGGGCACCGCGAAGACGGCCGACGCCGGCATCCCGAACGACACCTCAGCGGGCGGGACCGACCCGCGCACCGCGCGTGGCGGGAACACCCCGACCGGCATCAGCACCCCGGCCGGCCCGAGTACCGAGGCCAGCCCAGGTATCGCAGCGGGCTCAAGTACCGCAGCCGGTCCAGGTACCGCAGCCAGCCCTGCTACACCAGTGGACCTGGGAAACGCCGCAAGCCCTACTGGTGCAGCGGGCCCACGAAACGCCACTAACCCGAGCACCGCAGGCAGCCCGGGCACCGCAGGCAGCCCCAGCGCCACAGGCAGCCCCAGCACCACAGGCAGCCCCAGCACCACGCCCATCCCGACAACGACGGGCAGCCCGACAACCGCGGGCAGCCCGACAACCGCGGGCAGCCGGAGTATCGCAGCCAGCCCTGGTACCGCGGCTAGCCCAAGTATCGCGGCTGGTTCGAGTGCCGCCGGGACTGCGGGTGGTCAGGGCGGCGCCGGGAGCGGGAGTGCCGCGGAGAAGGGGGCCGGGCGGCACGCCGGGCCGGGGAGTCCGCCGGAGGCGGGGAGCGGTGGGCCGGGTGCGGGCGTGACGGTGGAACCCGCTCGCGGCAGCGGGTCCAGCGGGGAAGGCCGACGGCGTACCCCTGGAAAGATTTTGATCGTGGTTGCCGCGGCCGTGGCCGGGGTGCTGATCGCGGTCGGTGGCACGTTCGCGGTGCTCAGCGGGTCGGGCGCGGAGCAGGACGCGCCCGCGGATGCCGCGGGCGTGCCCGCGCCGATGTGGAGCCTGGGCCTGCCGCAGACGGCGCCGCCGGTGGCGACGCTGCCGCCGTCGCCCAAGGCGCCGGCGGTGAGCACGCCGACCAGCGCCGACGACCGCTGCATCCAGGCGCCGGCCGGTGGCGGTGGCGTCGGGGTGGCGGCCTGTGACGGGTCGGCCGGGCAGCGGTGGGGCTACGACGAGCAGGATCGGCTGTGGTACGCGGCCGGTGCTGGCGCCCGGTGCCTGATCGTGCGCGTGGACGCCGGCTTCGACGTGCGGCTCGGCGAGTGCACCGACGCCGCCCCGCGGTTCGCGCACCAGGCGAACGGCACGCTCCGGCTGGCCGGCACCGACCGGTGTCTGACCATTCTGGACACCGCACTGCTCTCGGCCCAGCCGTGCACCGGCGCACCTACTCAGGTGTGGCGGATGCCGGCTCGGTCCTGA
- a CDS encoding TIGR04013 family B12-binding domain/radical SAM domain-containing protein, whose translation MAGLDLVLVLRYRKAVTYGFHALLGALGEHETATRFEVRFGESTEETARHIREADDTRVLVLWSFYSPDAAALAEELQQIRALADGPHVTHLAGGVHATAEPVQTLDAGWDMAAIGEGESTLISLVDAKGDPTGITGLAYRDATGKLVRTGKARQRPLDDFPGFALKWDRFNALEITRGCVYACRFCQTPFMFSARFRHRSVENVRWHVDRMRERGLRDVRFITPTALSYGSQTEEPNLAAVEELLASCREGIGPGGRVFFGSFPSEIRPEHITRETLRLVKRYCANNNIIVGAQSGSDRILASAKRGHGVEEVRRAVRLGVEEGFRINVDMIFGMPGEDGQDTEDSLRLARELADLGARIHAHTFMPLPGTPWRDAPPGDVDPATISEVDRLSRRGALYGHWQKQRDHAQRLAAAAEAYPRPGRSRTLLPMVRTEPASATPE comes from the coding sequence ATGGCTGGTCTGGACTTGGTTCTGGTGCTGCGTTACCGCAAGGCGGTGACCTACGGTTTCCACGCGCTACTCGGCGCGCTTGGTGAGCACGAGACCGCGACCCGGTTCGAGGTCCGGTTCGGGGAGAGCACCGAGGAGACGGCCCGGCACATCCGAGAAGCCGATGACACCCGGGTGCTGGTGCTCTGGTCGTTCTACTCGCCGGACGCGGCGGCGCTGGCCGAGGAACTCCAGCAGATCCGGGCGCTGGCCGACGGTCCGCACGTCACGCATCTGGCCGGCGGGGTGCACGCCACGGCCGAGCCGGTGCAGACCCTGGACGCCGGTTGGGACATGGCCGCCATCGGCGAGGGGGAGTCGACGCTGATCAGCCTGGTCGACGCCAAGGGCGACCCCACCGGCATCACCGGCTTGGCCTACCGCGACGCCACCGGCAAGCTCGTCAGGACCGGTAAGGCGCGGCAGCGCCCGCTCGACGACTTCCCCGGTTTCGCCCTGAAGTGGGACCGGTTCAACGCGCTCGAGATCACCCGCGGATGTGTGTACGCCTGCCGGTTCTGCCAGACGCCGTTCATGTTCTCCGCGCGGTTCCGGCACCGCAGCGTGGAGAACGTGCGCTGGCATGTGGACCGGATGCGGGAGCGCGGGCTGCGGGACGTCCGGTTCATCACGCCGACCGCGCTCAGCTACGGCAGCCAGACCGAGGAGCCGAACCTCGCGGCGGTGGAGGAACTGCTGGCATCCTGCCGGGAGGGGATCGGGCCGGGTGGGCGGGTGTTCTTCGGGTCGTTTCCGAGTGAGATCCGGCCGGAGCACATCACCCGGGAAACGTTGCGGCTGGTCAAGAGGTACTGCGCGAACAACAACATCATCGTGGGGGCGCAGTCCGGGTCGGACCGGATCCTGGCGTCGGCCAAGCGCGGGCACGGCGTCGAGGAGGTCAGGCGCGCGGTGCGGCTCGGCGTCGAGGAGGGGTTCCGGATCAACGTAGACATGATCTTCGGGATGCCGGGGGAGGACGGGCAGGACACCGAGGACTCGCTGCGGCTCGCGCGTGAGCTGGCCGATCTCGGCGCGCGCATTCACGCGCACACGTTCATGCCGCTGCCCGGCACGCCGTGGCGGGACGCGCCGCCCGGCGACGTCGACCCGGCCACGATCAGCGAGGTGGACCGGCTGTCGCGGCGCGGCGCGCTCTACGGGCACTGGCAGAAGCAGCGCGACCACGCCCAGCGTCTCGCCGCGGCGGCCGAGGCGTACCCGCGCCCCGGCCGCAGCCGCACGCTGCTGCCGATGGTCAGGACCGAGCCGGCATCCGCCACACCTGAGTAG
- a CDS encoding type II toxin-antitoxin system RelE/ParE family toxin has translation MWEVVLHPEVEAWFLDLCRTDSETADLISEAIDVLVAQGPALGRPLVDRLRGSDLHNMKELRPGSTGTTEARIIFAFDPAREAVFLVAGDKSGRWQAPYREAIPLADVRFAEHLAALKEEEQS, from the coding sequence ATGTGGGAGGTAGTGCTCCATCCCGAGGTCGAAGCATGGTTTCTCGATCTGTGCCGCACCGACTCGGAGACCGCGGATCTCATCTCCGAGGCAATCGACGTGCTTGTCGCCCAAGGGCCGGCTCTGGGCCGTCCGTTGGTCGACCGGTTGAGGGGCAGCGACCTCCACAACATGAAGGAATTGCGTCCGGGCTCCACAGGGACAACCGAGGCTAGAATAATCTTCGCGTTCGATCCGGCACGCGAAGCCGTGTTCCTCGTCGCCGGCGACAAGTCGGGCCGATGGCAAGCCCCATACCGCGAGGCGATCCCCTTGGCCGATGTCCGGTTCGCCGAGCATCTAGCGGCGCTGAAAGAGGAGGAGCAGTCATGA
- a CDS encoding helix-turn-helix domain-containing protein — protein MTEAANWREVKAKARAIDPTWDSNDRVARRQHMREQMLAAVSGAQLADIRQHLGMTQAQLAEAAGLSQARISQIENGDAVGLDTLRAYVIGLGGHLDIVARIGNIQLNVA, from the coding sequence ATGACTGAGGCAGCCAACTGGCGCGAGGTCAAGGCCAAGGCCCGCGCCATCGACCCGACCTGGGACAGCAACGACCGAGTGGCCCGGCGTCAGCACATGCGCGAGCAGATGCTCGCCGCTGTCAGCGGCGCCCAGCTGGCCGACATCCGGCAACACCTCGGCATGACTCAGGCGCAGCTCGCTGAGGCCGCCGGTCTCTCACAGGCGCGCATCAGCCAGATTGAGAATGGTGACGCGGTGGGGCTGGACACTCTGCGCGCCTACGTCATCGGACTCGGCGGACACCTCGACATCGTCGCCCGAATTGGCAACATTCAGCTCAACGTGGCCTAG